The Vibrio tasmaniensis genomic sequence ACCCGAACCTTCATCGACCTAATGAAATCATTGCGATGGAAAAAGCGGTCGAGATGTACCTAAAAGCCGCTGAAATACGCGGTGAAAATGTGCAAAAGGTGATGATGAAGCGAGAGGATGGGCGAAGCATCGTAGGTCTTTTGCACCTCCCTAAGACAAGCACTAACAACTTGCCAGCAGTAATGTGGTCGGGTGGTGTTGATAAAACATTAATCGAACACAAACACAGTATTAAGCCGATGATCGACAAAGGTTATGCCGTATTAACCTTTGATATTCCGGGAGCAGGCTTAGACTATAAAAACCATATAGAAGTTGGCGATGAGCGAGCTTCTCATGTGGCGACGTTTAACTTCTTAAGCTCCATTCAGGAAGTCGATAGCACACGCATTGGAGTGTTAGGCTCTTCTGGCGCAGGCCCATCTCTCTTGGACTTTGCTCTGAACCAAAAAGGCTTAAAAGCTGTGGTTGCTCGGTGCGCGTTAGTCGATGGACCGATTGGCAAAACTGAAACACTGAAGTTTATCCCTCGAATGTCATCGGACTCTTTCATTGCGAGAATCGGTGGCGATATTTCAGATATGTCTTATTTCGAACAGATGGCTCCTCAGTTTTCTTTAAACAATAAAGGGCTGTTTGACGGAAAGGCGAGAATCGATGTGCCTCTTCTCGCGATAAACACTAAAAAAGATCCTATTGCGATGCCAGAGGATGTGAAGAAAACTGCTTCATTATCGAGTAAGGGAGAAGTCTACATTTCTGATGAATTTGGCCACTGCCCAGACAGCAAAGCGGCTAGCGACAAAATTATTCAGTTTTTATCTGACAATATTTAACGGAATTAAGCCAAGCTGAATAAATTCTATGACGAAAAGCCCTTCATGGTGTTAAATCCTTGGAGGGCTACTTATTTCGACGTTATGGTTTGTTATATTTCTGGACTTTATGTATTCATTCATTTCAGGTTTAATTTCTAATTTTATTAATATTTATCTCATTTAGCATTGAAATGGTACTAATAAAATAAGCCTCATTATAATTAAATAAGAGGCTTGTAATAGATTTCATATTAGTAGTATTTATCACTCGATAAGATTAGTAATAAACAATACCTTCGCCTTTCGTTATCAGAGTGCCAGCTTCATTGGTGATTATTTTATCTAAATCAAATAATGAACCAATCGCCGCATTACCTAAGCCAGCTTCAACGAATTTACAAACGGCATCAATTTTGGGCCCCATAGAACCAGCAGGGAATGAAAATTCTGCTAAACCAGCAGGCGTTGCTTGCTTCATTTCTGCTTGGTCTTCTTTACCATAGTTACGGAAAATTGAACCATCGGTTAAGATAATAAATAAGTCAGCATGGATTTTTTCAGCGAGTAGTTCGGCCGTAAGATCTTTGTCAATGACGCACTCTACGCCAGTACTCTTACCTTGCTCAATACTCACGGGAACACCGCCGCCGCCGCAAGCGATAACCAGGTTTTCTGTATCTAGAAGTGTCTCAATTTGCTGAATTTCAACAATGCTTTTTGGCATAGGAGAAGGCACAACGCGTCGGTAGTACTCGCCATCAGCTTTAAACTGCATTGTGCTTTGAGCCATTAACTCTTTAGCTCGTTGCTCTGTATATACAGGGCCAACAAATTTCGTCGGGTTAGCAAACGCAGGGTCTTTTTTGCATACTTCAGTTTGCGTGACTAGCGTAGCTACGTCTAATTCAGGGTCAATGTTTCTTAGCTCTTGTTGTAACATGTAGCCCACCATGCCACAGGTTTGGGATCCGAGCACATCCATTGGATATGGTGTCGTCTCTGGAGAGTATTCGCTATAAGCTGCGTTTTGCTCCATCAACAAACCCACTTGTGGGCCATTACCATGAACGATAACAATCTCATGCTCGCGTGCTATCGCAGCAATACTCGCCGCTGATTTGATGATATTTTCACGTTGGTTCTCAGCCGTTAATGCTTGGCCTCTTGCTAAAAGAGCGTTACCGCCTAAAGCTAATACTATGCGCATGATAATGTCTCCGATCATTTAATAATGATTTTAGTTATTTTACGTAGGGATTAACCGCTTGTTTCTAATTAGATTCAAGCTTATTAATAACAATGACTAGGTTTTTTAATTACTCTTAAGTAATTAACATGCCGAGATAGTATGGGAAAATAATCGTTCTAAATGTGATAGCCATCAAATTATCATTTCACTAGAAATGGAGCGGTGGAAAAGGAAATTATTATTATTCGATTAAATATCCATAAGCTTGTGTGTAATCTAGCGGTGGCGTCTTTTTTGGTATAAATGATT encodes the following:
- a CDS encoding alpha/beta hydrolase; this encodes MKKILLASLISYAVATPVLAQDDNMTAHTAFKSDLAENQDHFYRSLRVSEWEDMGLEKSDFTNTVKRLKSSTKDGLLDSNNENRKGFWTYEFTLSAQAIETQAVQHNLAESYDRASAAYLVAAYPNLHRPNEIIAMEKAVEMYLKAAEIRGENVQKVMMKREDGRSIVGLLHLPKTSTNNLPAVMWSGGVDKTLIEHKHSIKPMIDKGYAVLTFDIPGAGLDYKNHIEVGDERASHVATFNFLSSIQEVDSTRIGVLGSSGAGPSLLDFALNQKGLKAVVARCALVDGPIGKTETLKFIPRMSSDSFIARIGGDISDMSYFEQMAPQFSLNNKGLFDGKARIDVPLLAINTKKDPIAMPEDVKKTASLSSKGEVYISDEFGHCPDSKAASDKIIQFLSDNI
- a CDS encoding carbamate kinase produces the protein MRIVLALGGNALLARGQALTAENQRENIIKSAASIAAIAREHEIVIVHGNGPQVGLLMEQNAAYSEYSPETTPYPMDVLGSQTCGMVGYMLQQELRNIDPELDVATLVTQTEVCKKDPAFANPTKFVGPVYTEQRAKELMAQSTMQFKADGEYYRRVVPSPMPKSIVEIQQIETLLDTENLVIACGGGGVPVSIEQGKSTGVECVIDKDLTAELLAEKIHADLFIILTDGSIFRNYGKEDQAEMKQATPAGLAEFSFPAGSMGPKIDAVCKFVEAGLGNAAIGSLFDLDKIITNEAGTLITKGEGIVYY